A genomic stretch from Edaphobacter aggregans includes:
- the tyrS gene encoding tyrosine--tRNA ligase — MSTFPSVEDQLDLIAKGAAEILPLEALKERISQSIATGKPMRIKAGFDPTAPDLHLGHTVLIRKLRHFQQLGHTVIFLIGDSTALIGDPTGRNVTRKPLTPEQIAANAETYKEQVFKILDPIKTEVRYNSEWLDKLSYYDMVKLLAQFTVSQMLEREDFHKRFNDEQPIALHEMIYPIAQGYDSVALQCDVELGGTDQKFNLMRGRDLQKHFGQPQQIILMNPILEGLDGVQKMSKSLNNAIGIHEPASEMYGKLMSISDDLMWKYWTLLTDLRQSEIAQMQAEVASGSLHPMQAKKNLAHTITRDFHSQAEADAAAENWAKLFQQRGVSEDVPVVKVSITEEGLTAPTEGASTTIKIAKLLHIAGLAASTGEANRKIAENAVSVNGSKFADRQITTDQLGPSPVLRLGKKSIRVEWIQ, encoded by the coding sequence ATGTCTACGTTCCCCTCCGTTGAAGACCAGCTTGACCTCATCGCCAAAGGCGCCGCCGAGATCCTCCCCCTCGAAGCCCTCAAAGAGCGCATCAGCCAATCCATCGCCACCGGCAAGCCCATGCGCATCAAGGCCGGCTTCGACCCCACTGCGCCCGACCTCCACCTCGGCCATACTGTCCTCATCCGCAAGCTGCGCCACTTCCAGCAGCTCGGCCACACCGTCATCTTCCTCATCGGTGACAGCACCGCCCTCATCGGCGACCCCACAGGCCGCAACGTCACCCGCAAGCCCCTCACGCCCGAGCAGATCGCCGCCAACGCCGAGACCTACAAAGAACAAGTCTTCAAGATCCTCGACCCCATCAAAACCGAGGTCCGCTACAACTCCGAGTGGCTCGACAAGCTCAGCTACTACGACATGGTGAAGCTCCTCGCCCAATTCACCGTCTCCCAGATGCTCGAGCGCGAGGACTTCCACAAGCGCTTCAACGACGAGCAGCCCATCGCCCTCCACGAGATGATCTACCCCATCGCCCAGGGCTACGACTCCGTCGCGCTCCAATGCGACGTCGAGTTAGGTGGCACCGATCAAAAATTCAACCTCATGCGAGGCCGCGACCTGCAGAAACACTTCGGCCAGCCCCAGCAGATCATCCTCATGAACCCCATCCTCGAAGGACTCGACGGCGTCCAAAAAATGTCGAAGTCCCTCAACAACGCCATCGGCATTCACGAGCCCGCCTCCGAGATGTACGGCAAGCTCATGTCCATCTCCGACGATCTGATGTGGAAGTACTGGACCCTCCTCACCGATCTCCGCCAGTCCGAGATTGCGCAGATGCAAGCCGAAGTAGCCAGCGGCTCACTCCATCCCATGCAGGCGAAGAAAAACCTCGCCCACACCATCACCCGCGACTTCCACTCACAAGCCGAAGCCGACGCCGCCGCAGAAAATTGGGCCAAGCTATTCCAGCAGCGTGGCGTAAGTGAAGACGTCCCCGTCGTAAAGGTCAGTATCACCGAAGAAGGCCTCACTGCTCCCACCGAAGGCGCCAGCACGACGATCAAAATCGCGAAGCTACTACACATTGCAGGCCTCGCCGCCTCCACCGGAGAGGCCAACCGCAAGATCGCAGAAAACGCCGTCAGTGTTAACGGATCAAAATTTGCTGACCGGCAAATCACTACAGATCAACTTGGCCCATCTCCCGTCCTTCGTCTTGGAAAAAAATCCATTCGTGTCGAATGGATTCAATAA
- a CDS encoding DUF2256 and DUF3253 domain-containing protein has product MPDKKRKPERETPHKDKICKTCGRVFAWRKEFERDWDVMKYCSDSCRGYRPGEADAALEAAILELLAERNVGETICPSEAAKLVGGTETRRGWEGLMVPARAAARRLVKVGKIVVTQDGKVVDASTAKGAIRLRLR; this is encoded by the coding sequence GTGCCGGATAAGAAGCGCAAGCCAGAGCGGGAGACTCCGCATAAGGACAAGATTTGCAAGACGTGTGGGCGGGTGTTTGCGTGGCGGAAGGAGTTTGAAAGGGACTGGGATGTGATGAAGTATTGCAGCGATTCTTGTCGCGGGTATCGGCCGGGTGAGGCGGATGCGGCGCTGGAGGCGGCGATTCTGGAGCTGCTGGCGGAACGGAATGTGGGGGAGACGATCTGTCCGTCAGAGGCGGCGAAGCTGGTGGGTGGGACGGAGACTCGGCGGGGGTGGGAGGGTTTGATGGTGCCAGCGAGGGCTGCGGCGAGGCGGCTGGTGAAGGTCGGAAAGATCGTCGTGACGCAGGATGGGAAGGTGGTTGACGCCTCCACGGCAAAAGGAGCGATCCGTTTGAGGTTGCGCTGA
- a CDS encoding MmcQ/YjbR family DNA-binding protein, which yields MDVERVRGFLLGLPNVVETMQWGANLVFWVGDKAIGGKMFALANLDGDGRAMISYAAGPERYSELLEIEGVIPAPYMARIFWVAVERWDVFRWAEWERELTTAHAITFAKMPPKTRAVLGLPAKEQKRLIRERRALLAERAAAKG from the coding sequence ATGGATGTTGAGCGGGTTCGTGGATTTCTGCTGGGGTTGCCGAACGTCGTGGAGACGATGCAGTGGGGTGCGAATCTTGTCTTCTGGGTGGGGGATAAGGCTATTGGCGGGAAGATGTTTGCGCTGGCGAATCTGGATGGCGATGGGCGGGCGATGATCTCGTATGCTGCGGGGCCGGAGCGGTATTCGGAGCTGCTGGAGATTGAGGGGGTGATTCCGGCTCCGTATATGGCTCGGATCTTCTGGGTGGCGGTGGAGCGGTGGGATGTGTTTCGCTGGGCCGAGTGGGAACGGGAGCTAACGACGGCACATGCGATTACCTTCGCAAAGATGCCGCCGAAGACGCGCGCTGTGCTGGGCTTGCCTGCGAAGGAGCAGAAGAGACTGATTCGCGAACGAAGGGCTTTACTGGCAGAGCGCGCTGCAGCGAAGGGGTGA
- a CDS encoding DoxX family protein — MKIAVLIARILLGLIFTVFGLNMFLHFFPMTPPPGDAGAMSALMFAHGWFNFIGLLYVIAGALLLIGRYVGIALTILGPIIVVILLFHITLLPQGIGMAIFVALLEIFLIYAYRNHFGDIFSAKHPEA, encoded by the coding sequence TTATCGCTCGCATCCTGCTCGGTCTCATATTCACCGTCTTCGGCCTCAATATGTTCTTGCACTTCTTCCCCATGACACCGCCGCCGGGCGACGCCGGAGCCATGTCGGCTCTCATGTTCGCCCACGGATGGTTCAACTTCATCGGTCTTCTCTACGTCATCGCGGGCGCCCTCCTACTGATCGGCCGTTACGTAGGCATCGCCCTGACCATCCTTGGCCCCATCATCGTTGTCATCCTGCTCTTCCACATCACTTTGCTGCCGCAGGGCATCGGTATGGCGATCTTCGTGGCGCTGCTTGAGATCTTCCTCATCTACGCCTACCGAAACCACTTCGGCGACATCTTCTCCGCTAAGCATCCCGAAGCCTAG